The Antedon mediterranea chromosome 7, ecAntMedi1.1, whole genome shotgun sequence genome has a segment encoding these proteins:
- the LOC140055026 gene encoding oxysterol-binding protein-related protein 11-like, protein MATVPTTEVSEFAPDMTGLSETEKTHLIGVLRKVKEMEDEASLNQPYEGSLNKYTNVMKGWQFRWFVLDPISGQLNYYVSEEARKGNRPRGSVSLVGAVVSPTDEDSQTFNVNATNGEVFRLRAQDAKERQNWVSRLRAVVQRLNESLSLKNYRQSASPSEQIPGELQPAHIHHVNVSSDSPSNTLPHPTQTRTKRLYSSPASKESIHNAEQLIDQAETQKQQLVTNIERLPHSGAPITALDKECLLLKATSQSTVSCLEDCLNMLQEQDHTHYPHSDSEMEISKSMASISVDIKSSLPEITSQNLQSSTSLNNMPHIVSEVNHDDDVIDPSIDEEKELGGVEQHKSVILHLLSQLKLGMDLTRVVLPTFILEKRSLLEMFADFFGHPDMFLRIADQATPEARMLAVVEYYLCSFHVGRKGSLAKKPYNPIIGESFHCSWQVPASQQLGQSSKGTSKCRLTYIAEQVSHHPPVTAFYTECPEKRISMNSWIWTKSKFMGMSVGVVMVGDGNIHLLEHNENYTFTFPSAFGRSILTVPWMELGGKVNIHCQQTGHHASVTFLTKPFYGGKVHRVTAEVKNRSGVVICKASGEWNGLLELTYATGEKKQIDTARLAAVPKSVRPLEVQHPYESRKLWQHVTNSLKLGDLNTATEHKKQLEERQRQEEKHRKQTKKQWETQFFSKNGDGWIYKKPLT, encoded by the exons ATGGCAACGGTGCCTACCACCGAGGTCAGCGAATTCGCTCCTGATATGACCGGGTTATCGGAAACAGAAAAAACGCATTTGATAGGTGTGCTTCGGAAAGTGAAG GAAATGGAGGATGAAGCAAGTCTAAA tcaACCCTATGAGGGTAGCttgaataaatatacaaatgttATGAAAGGTTGGCAGTTTCGCTGGTTTGTTTTGGACCCAATATCTGGTCAACTTAACTATTATGTG AGTGAAGAAGCAAGGAAAGGCAATCGCCCACGAGGTTCTGTCAGTTTAGTG GGTGCCGTAGTGTCGCCTACAGACGAAGATTCACAAACATTTAATGTGAATGCAACAAATGGTGAAGTATTTAGGCTGAGAGCACAAGACGCAAAAGAACGACAGAATTGGGTCAGTCGTTTACGAGCTGTTGTACAGAGGTTAAACGAATCCTTATCACTAAAA AATTACCGACAATCGGCAAGTCCTTCGGAGCAAATACCTGGCGAGTTACAACCAGCTCACATCCACCACGTCAACGTCAGTAGTGATTCTCCAAGCAATACTCTACCACATCCAACTCAAACTCGCACAAAACGATTATATTCTTCACCGGCCTCAAAAGAAAGTATTCACAACGCGGAACAACTAATAGATCAGGCAGAAACTCAAAAACAGCAACTAGTGACAAATATTGAG aggTTACCTCATTCTGGTGCTCCTATTACAGCTCTGGACAAG GAATGTTTGTTATTGAAAGCAACGTCGCAGTCGACTGTATCATGTCTTGAAGATTGTTTGAACATGCTTCAGGAACAGGACCATACACATTATCCTCATAGTGACTCTGAAATGGAAATATCTAAATCAATGGCTAGTATAAG TGTTGATATTAAATCTAGTCTACCAGAAATAACAAGTCAAAATCTGCAGTCTTCTACATCATTAAATAACATGCCTCATATAGTGTCTG aagttaaccatgatgatgatgtcatcgatCCATCAATTGATGAGGAGAAAGAATTGGGAGGAGTGGAACAACACAAAAGCGTGATTTTACACTTGTTATCGCAGCTCAAGCTTGGCATGGACCTTACAAGG GTGGTACTTCCAACATTTATTCTTGAAAAAAGATCGCTACTAGAGATGTTTGCAGATTTCTTTGGACACCCTGACATGTTTTTACGGATAGCTGACCAGGCTACACCAGAAGCAAGGATGCTTGCTGTGGTTGAATACTATCTCTGCTCATTCCATGTTGGAAGAAAG GGATCATTAGCTAAAAAGCCCTACAATCCAATTATCGGAGAAAGCTTTCATTGCTCTTGGCAAGTTCCAGCATCACAGCAActaggtcaaagttcaaaaggTACTTCTAAATGTAGGCTGACCTACATAGCTGAGCAGGTATCCCATCATCCTCCAG TTACTGCATTTTACACTGAATGTCCTGAGAAAAGAATCAGTATGAACTCATGGATATGGACAAAGTCAAAGTTCATGGGAATGTCTGTTGGCGTAGTGATGGTTGGTGACG gtaataTTCATCTCTTAGAACACAAtgaaaattatacatttacatttcCAAGTGCATTTGGAAGGTCAATATTAACAGTTCCTTGGATGGAGTTAGGTGGAAAGGTCAATATTCATTGTCAACAAACTGGACACCATGCATCTGTCACATTTCTTACTAAG ccATTTTATGGAGGTAAAGTTCACAGAGTTACAGCTGAAGTTAAGAATCGTTCTGGTGTTGTCATCTGCAAGGCCTCAGGAGAGTGGAATGGTCTTTTAGAACTTACATATGCAACG ggtGAAAAGAAACAGATAGATACAGCAAGACTTGCAGCCGTTCCAAAGAGTGTACGACCTCTAGAGGTACAGCATCCATATGAATCTCGTAAACTTTGGCAGCATGTAACAAATAGCTTAAAACTTGGTGATTTAAATACAGCAACTGAACACAAGAAACAG CTTGAAGAGAGGCAACGGCAAGAGGAAAAGCACAGAAAACAAACCAAAAAACAATGGGAAACACAATTCTTTTCCAAAAATGGTGATGGTTGGATTTACAAGAAACCATTAACTTAA